One Phycisphaerae bacterium RAS2 DNA window includes the following coding sequences:
- the nirQ gene encoding Denitrification regulatory protein NirQ, with product MSNASVATPSYHVNGDGQVFRLLAEQLTDYIKPALDADAVREIVDERFGDVHAEVSRAADTLADQLTAQLDGRIDARIAKSVRVIEVQRPDADAVKIDGAHAQFDDLMQMIREGHQNVLMVGPAGSGKTTLGKHAAEALSLPFGFISLSAGVSESHLLGRVMPQADGSWKYEPSLFVRLYTGGGVFLLDEVDAADANVMVSVNAALANGVLALPNGEVVHRHKDCFILAAANTFGRGANAMYVGRNALDAATLDRFVLATVHVEYDVTMERRIATQIAGDKAELVVAWVTALRESIDSANLRRVASSRLVISAARAMAAGVTLATVASRYLRDWSTDELNKLSLNVKEVA from the coding sequence ATGTCGAACGCAAGCGTAGCAACCCCTTCCTATCACGTCAACGGCGACGGCCAGGTGTTTCGCCTGCTGGCCGAGCAACTCACCGACTACATCAAGCCCGCACTCGATGCCGATGCCGTGCGTGAAATCGTCGATGAACGGTTCGGCGATGTTCACGCCGAAGTCTCGCGGGCGGCCGATACGCTCGCCGATCAGTTGACGGCGCAACTCGACGGTCGTATCGATGCTCGAATTGCCAAGTCGGTTCGCGTGATCGAAGTCCAGCGACCGGACGCCGATGCGGTCAAGATCGACGGCGCCCACGCCCAATTCGACGACTTGATGCAGATGATCCGCGAGGGTCATCAAAACGTGCTCATGGTCGGACCGGCCGGCTCGGGCAAGACCACGCTCGGCAAGCACGCGGCCGAAGCCCTGTCCTTGCCATTCGGCTTCATATCTCTCTCGGCCGGCGTGTCCGAGTCGCACCTGCTTGGCCGGGTCATGCCGCAAGCGGACGGGTCGTGGAAGTACGAGCCATCGCTGTTCGTCCGCCTCTACACGGGCGGCGGCGTGTTCCTGCTCGACGAAGTCGACGCCGCTGACGCCAACGTCATGGTGTCGGTCAATGCCGCACTTGCGAACGGCGTGCTTGCCCTTCCGAACGGCGAAGTAGTGCACCGTCACAAGGATTGCTTCATCCTCGCCGCTGCCAACACGTTCGGCCGCGGAGCCAATGCGATGTATGTCGGGCGCAATGCCCTCGACGCCGCCACGCTCGATCGGTTTGTCCTTGCCACGGTGCACGTCGAATACGACGTCACGATGGAGCGACGAATTGCAACGCAGATCGCCGGCGACAAGGCCGAGCTGGTCGTGGCCTGGGTGACCGCACTTCGGGAGTCGATCGACTCCGCCAATCTCCGGCGCGTCGCGAGTTCGCGGTTGGTCATATCGGCCGCCCGAGCCATGGCCGCCGGCGTCACGCTCGCCACCGTCGCCTCGCGCTACCTGCGTGATTGGTCGACGGACGAGCTGAACAAGTTGAGCCTGAATGTGAAGGAGGTTGCGTGA